The DNA window GCGCCGCCATCCCCGATGCAGATGAGATACTCGTCATGGTGCGGGTGGACGTGGTTCCCCCGCACCGCCCCCGGCTTCAGTGTGGCGATGTGGAAATCCTTGAGGTTTCCCGCCTGGAGCCGGCGCGCCACCGCCGCCGCCGGGAATACCACAATCCCCCGCGCGTCCTTGAAAATCCGCGCTTTTATTGTTTGTATCGTTTTTTTCGGCATAATTTCTTTCCAAACGCAAAGACTGTGCATATATAATAGCCGCCATGTTTGGAACCTTGGTAAAGAAAATATTCGGCAGCCGCAACGACCGCGAGATCGCCCGCATCCGCGCGGCCGTCGTTCAGATCAACGCGCTGGAAGACGGCATGCGGGCGCTTTCCGACGAGGGATTGCGCGGGAAGACCGCCGAATTCCGCCA is part of the Nitrospinota bacterium genome and encodes:
- a CDS encoding cupin domain-containing protein, with the translated sequence MPKKTIQTIKARIFKDARGIVVFPAAAVARRLQAGNLKDFHIATLKPGAVRGNHVHPHHDEYLICIGDGGAVVIRHNGRNKTLRPRNATVNIPKGVPHAVINRGTGDLTVVCFYGPSPRRLTRTREEVI